TATAGGTGATTTAAAGTGCCATGACTAGATTGGCAATGGGGACGGCCACTAGAAACTCAAAAGCCacttaatttatttcttattaaaaaaaatcttacctttttctcttggaatcaatcctaagtatcagttccaaggcagaagaatggtaaggaagaggcaatagagggtaagtgacttttccagggtcacgtagctagtcaCTTATTTATAAAAAGCACATTATTAAATCACAGAATAGGACAAACATCTCTTGGGAAATTCCAAATTTATTACAGCCTATAGAGATGTTATTACAATTTACTTATTTCTATAGTACTTACCAACTATGCTCTCTAAAACATTAATTCTTGTATAACTTTTGAGAGAAGCATAATTGTGCAAGATAGAATCTTGGCGCTAAAGTCTGAGAATACAGGTTCAAATTCCTCCTCAGCTCTGTaataatacctgtgtgaccttgggtgagccACTTGAACTTTGTGGCCCTtggtgtccttatctgtaaaatgaggaaattagactTAAAAGGTTATACTATGAAATATTACTCCAAACATATGATCCTTTGAAACTATGGAAAtgtagtttgtttttgtttatgcctctttccttgtttctctgaTACATATTTAAGCATAATACAGTATGTCTAATGTTTGTAAGACACACAATTTAGCATTCATTTCCCTGGATGGAAAAAATGAGCCATATGTTGATGTTGGTAATAACTACACTGCTTGCAACTTGATCATTTTTGAGCAGcctaatatattttcatttcaaagagTGAGGACTGAAATCCTGCTTTCCTTTCTGAAACATCAGCAGCTTTTGGTCTAAACAGACTGTAGAAATGGTCTCATCTTATTTGATCTAATCTCTCTGCTAGGCTGACTGATTAGAGCATCCAGGAAAATGCTTTGTTGCTAACACTATGCCTGGGTTCTCTTCACATGTTCCTTGTTGCTCTCCTAGCAAATGTGAGGGAATGAATTAATTGTTGCAAAGTTGTAGCTGATGAGCACTGGTATTCTCCGAGATGGTTGTTAGATCCAATTTCCAGATGgttgagattttaaaatatacttttcacTTCATAAATACGTTTCCTCAAGGgtacaaaaattaaaaggagtGTACACACTTCTTACATCCTCTCATCTACAGACACACATGGGTGGCCTAGGGAGCAGGAAGTATGGGAAAAGAAATTGATAAGAAAATTCACATATAGTCATTTTAATCCATTCCGTTTTTAAATACCACAATAAATTTAATTTCCACAATAAATTAAATAGCCATATTCAGTTTACAAAATAGAATTACTTATTGTGAAACCAGTATTTACAGGCAATTTACACTATGTACATGACATTTCTCTTTGTTGACATACAACATAGAAGGTAAAAGATTGGACTCTTGGACATGTGATTGACATGCTACAGATGACACGATAGTCCATACGAGAAAACAATAGTGCAAACTCACCACGGGAACTTTGGAACGATGTCAATTGTTATGAGATAAGACATTCTTGGAAATAAGATGAAAACAGTATGACCCAATTTCATGGCACTAATTCAGTATCTGAATTAAAAAGCCAGTATTCCCTTAGAAATATGCATATCATTCCATAATTCTTGATCTATCCTGGAGCTTCACAACCAGATGtatattttcacatttaaatCATTTGGCTTAGATCTATGAAAATGGCAAGTGACAAACTTTAAATCAAAGGAAGACTAACTCTTGTAAGAAGAGCTGAATTCATTTACCAACCCACCCCCCCAAACCACCTCTTCTCTCTTCAAATAGCCTAAAAAATGATGCAACAATGTAGAGATTAAATTGTTTTGTTTACTTctcagtagaaaaaaaaatgggtccCACTGTATATTTGGTCACACACTGCATATGTACAAGTATTTATGGGAGAAACAAAAAGACTTGGATAGCTGTGTTTTGGAAAAGTGCATATTTGAATCTAAAGAAGACACTGTGTCCCTCCTGGTGCAACACGCAGTGTTGTAGGATATATTCATTTAGGGCCAGTTCAATGTCCTCCCAGTGATCTGGTAAAATTTTTGATTGAAAGGGTGAAAGAATTTGCGCAATTTGGTAATTACAGAGGGATCTACCTCCGGATGGATGCGTCCCTTGCTGCCTGCCAGGCACTTGTTAAAGACAATGTTAAACCGCAGACAGTAAAACCCTCTCGTAGCATTGAAGTATAAATTGTATTGACTGATCCTGGGAGGAAGGTTGAGGAATTTCTCCACTAACTGGAGTTCTGGCAGTGGTTCTGTAATGAGCCGATCTCCATCTACTACGTGAAACTGCTCAATAGGAAAGTATTTAAGCCACCTCTCCAGATGTTTTGTATAGATGCTGGTCCTCACAGCCTTATACTTAGTGTTCACCTCACAGGTATTAGAGTCTATTGCCAGCTTTTCAAATTTGTAGTAGGTTttgttcttcctctctttcccctctagCACCTGAGTATAATCAGAAATAGCTCTTGTTGTGGGTTCCCTGACAATGATCAGCAACTTGATGGATGAGTTCATTTTGTAAATCCTTTCTGGTACCTCCTCTGTGATAAAATAGGCAGGACTCTTCTCAATGGTGATTTGCTGAGGGTAGGAAAATGGCATTTTCTTCCTGTACCACTCGATGCCCTTGGCATAATTCTCATCATTATCAAAAAAGTGGATTTCCTGGGAGGCTTTGACCACAGCAGGATGGAGATTCAGCATCTCAAGTAGGGCTCTGGTGCCTCCTTTCCTCACCCCAATGATGATAGCTTTGGGGAGCTGCTGGACCAGATTGTGGAGTCGAATCTGCTCCTTGGTGGCGTTGCCCTTCCGGAACTCGTGGAGAAGGCCACGCTTGAATTGCAGTGCCCGGAGTGGGATCTCAGCCTGACTGCGGGCTCCAAATCGACCTTCAATTGGGCAAATGGGCTGCAGTCTGCAATCAACAAATGGAGACTTTAAGACGCTCATTGCAATCAACTCTTCATTTTTCTGGATTTCAAGTCAGATAGAGTGAGCAAAGACTTTTAAATGCACCAAGATacctccccaccccaaacccaTTGACCTCTCAGGCTGCTGATATACCCAATGAACATACGTTTGAGGAATTTTATTTTAGGGAACCTAAGAGTAAATAGAGCACATTAACtgataaactttctttttttattattgttccttaattttttttattcaccaAAATTTAATTGACTATAGTGTATACTTGTGCTTACAGTGAAAGATAGACAAGAAACATTAGGCacattaatgttttgttttgtttttttttaaacagctagcatcatttggaaaatgtgcaaatgtgatagatttaaaatcttttggtGAATGGTTTTGGGTTGCCCAATTTCCTTAAACTTCTTTGGCATCTGAATACTCTAAAAAGCTTTGTTATCTgataaacaaagaaaacaaaattgtccTGGGCCCCACCTTCAATTATCTGCAATAGCTggcaatttattaattttaaaaattactaagcTTTCCAGTACAAGTAAACCTGATGGAGTTTTTCCACTCGAGCCTAGGGACACGCAGACCTGTATGTGGCTTTTTTGAGtctcctttcctagagatctaggtttttcccatctctggactctaTCATTCAGTTTAGGGGATTAGACCATAAGCTCCTCTGTTGAGCTGTAACTGCTCAGGGcaggactgttttttgcctctttgtatccccagtacttagcacagtgtctggcacatggtaggaacttaataaatgctaattaattgtttggatctgtgatttcattggtatagacaactctcaggtgaggaaactccttctacttatgcattatctcttttctctccaacTTATGGCCTTTGTGAATTCTCTAGAGCAGATGTGTCAAATCTGGGACCCACTTATGGCTGCAAAATTCAGGAGTGTGAGccgaatcagattaaaatgtaattgggaaatgtttaaccaaaaaaaaaatatatatgcatatatatatatgtatatacatatatatatatatataaaatagagcttagataatattaatttagggcagctaggtggcccagtcgTTTGAGtactagccctggagtcagaaaactcatcttcctgagttcaaatctggccttagacactaactgTATAATCCTagaaaagccacttaaccctgtttgcctcagtttcctcatctgtaaaatgatctggagaaggaaatggcaaaccattccattgtctttgccaaaaaacccaaataaacccaAACAAGGTtatggagagttggacacaactgaaaagcaacttaataacaacaaaatgttaatttgtgttttacTAAATCAATATGCCTTATGAGATTAAGTGCCCAGGTTCATTCATaaagtatgtatcagaggcaggattggacCCAGATCTTCTTGGTTTCAAGACTGACTCCATTCACTGCCATGACAaaaagtcaacttttttttttatttttatttttttccaaaccccCAACCTCTGTGCATTGtcctataggtggaagattggtaagggtaggcaatgggggtcaagtgacttgcccagggtcacacagctgggaagtgtctgaggccagatccgaacccaggacctcccgtctctaggcccggccctcaatccactgagctacccagctgcccccaaaaagtcAACTTTTAACTGCAAGAGTACACATTTGGAGTCAACTAGTCCAAGGATGGAGCTGAAGAGCTCCATGTCTCTCTTGCCTAAGAATAAAAATTTGGAGCAACACCACCTAAGCAAATGTATAAGGGAACTTAAACCCATTTCTAAGAGTTTCTAAACTAATGACAAGGATGGAATATAGAAGGAAAATCTCTGCTTAGGCAGTTCTGGAAAATGAATAGGAACCTTTGTTAAAGGAGGAGGTTATGCTCACTGCTAAGAGATGATATGAACTTATTTGCTAACACTTTATCGATAGCTTTCCTATGCATTGAGCACAGCCTACTTTGTGGCCTAGAcatttgtcttttcttcctttctactagACAAAACTACTCCATGTCAGACTGAATATGTCCTTCTGATAAGCCCTGGGTAGTGAATATAAGACATAATTTACAAATGGTTGGTGAAACAAATTGATCAGAACAACAATTTGACTAGGTATGGCAAAAATGTAGGTGGTAACATGAAAAAGGACAGAATTTGAAGCCCAAAGACAGGGATCCAAATGCTAAACTTGATTCTTTGCACTCATGTAACCTTGGGCTAATTAATTTTGCTAGGTCTCAGcttctttaattataaaatgagtcAGTTGGACTAGACAATtatgaaaggatttttaaagcctttcacagcctagcctcttcctctctttctagtctttttatactttatttcacCTTATGTTCCTTGCACAAGATTTGCCCAATTTGTACCTTTTCATTGATAGTCCTCCCTACCTGGAATTCTCTGTCCCTTCTTACCTCTGCCTCCtgatttccctgacttccttcaataATCATATTAGGTCCCACCTTCCACAAGAGGCCTTTCCCAGTATTCACCCACCCCAACTTCCctctgttggttctttccctctgagattatcttccatttactttGCTATATcatgttttttttcctagttgtttACATTTTGTCTCTTCCCTTAGCCTGTGAAGTCTTTGAAGGCAagaatgattttttctttcctttcttcatatcctcagtATTAGCACACCACCTGGTACCCTAATAAAAACTTAAATAGTTATTGACTAATTCTAgagtttcttccatctctaaaacagTGATCTTATAACCTAGTAATTGCCTCATCCTGAAAATATGGTACATTTCTGAAATTCAGTCTTAATTTCCTAAGTTTAGGTAGGATCTTCAATTTAATTATATAggctctgcccacccatgaacaattaatatttttcctattatttatatctgattttgtttgtataaaaagcgttttataattatgttcatatagtttctgcgtttgttttggtagatatactCCCAAGTATTATGTTCTACCTATTGTTAATTTTAATGGGTTATCTCATCTTTTATTACAGCACAttgttagtgatatatagaaatgctgatgatttatgcaggTTTACTTCATatcttgctactttgctaaaattattggtaatttcaattaactttttagttgaatctttaggattttttatgtatatcatcatattatctgtgaaaagaaattgttttattacttttttaccCATTcatctcaagagaaagaactgataagtagaaataaggaagtggtagttttataaataaattttttttctgaaatgatgcCTCTTGtaatggggaggagaggaagggaggaacttAATTGGGTATTTTTATGTAACAaacattataaataaattctaaaacatTTCCTAAATTGATCTAACAAATCAGGCTAAGTCTCTTTTTCAAGAGGAGATAATGTTGGCCATAGGAGCACATTTACTTAAATTCTACTTAAAGAAATTTCTAGTCATCCTGGTAATGTAAAACCTCTATGAAACTGTCCTTCCTTTACTTGCTACTCTCAAAAGACAAACACTTAGAtactttttgcctttcctttgtcTGCAAGGAGGTAGTGTAGTACAAAGAAGAAGGCAGTGGATTTGAAGTTAGAGGCATAGAATCAAATCCCGAGTTTGCTAattaactatctgtgtgactttggaaatgtgacttaatctctctgtgtctcagttttatcatctgaaaaatgaagggtttagactagatgattcAAAAGCATTTTCAGACTCTAAATCCTACAGTAAATGGATAAATAGAAAACAGTTAGTTGCTTAACAGCATGGTAATTCCATCCATGTGGAAGCTATGGGAGAGATACTGGgatagtattatattttattaaaagaaaatatttcagtagGTAGATACTCAAACACTATATATTTGTACCTACAGTAAATACACTATGGGATGCGGTCATCTGGCTTACTTAGAGATAAAAAGTAATAGACAACTTCCAAGAAACTTCACCTCTCTCAGGGTTTAGACATAATGTGGCCACATTTCCAAGCATAGAGTTTCTGGAGAAGTCCACTGGGCTTACAGAAAGGTCAGATTTATTTAcatcaggaagaaaaaaggaaatgaatacagtaataatgaaaaaaaaggtaaattattCGGAGCAACCAATAAGAAAATAGTAATGCAGTTAAGGAGCCAAACTTCACATGATGCTATCTTATTGGTATCCAAGCATCAATTTGGGAAACTACCAGTTCATGGGGGCCACTAGCAATGACTAGTTTCTAATTAGTGGTAAGCTTATTTATTTAGGCTTTCGGAACTAAATTTTCAAAAGGACTCACTATATACTTCAAAACAATCTCAGCCTCTGTTCTAGCTGGGTAATCCCATAGTATTTGTTGTTTACATTCTGAGGATTCAGATATATAGCTCTAGTTTCAGGTCCTGGTTAGAGAAGAAAACCTGAAAGTTGCCTATGATTTCAATTTTAAGCAAGGATGAATTTTCAGCAACAATGGCATCTGGGTTAGTGGAGGAAGCAGCAGGAGTTCCAAACTCGAATCTTTCCAGTGGAAGAAATGGATTTTTACAGTCAAGAAGTAAGATTGGCACAGCTTGTCTATTCCGACCTTACCCTTTGGGGACCCCAGTTTTCTAGGTTTATTCTCATTTCAGAAATTAGCTTCTCTATCCTTCCCTATCACTGAGAATCCAGGACTTTCTTAAGATGTTCAGTGTGAAGTCAGTTGCTAGTGTTGGGACTCTCACATCCCTGATAGAATTTCAAGTGCTTGCCTGCTCAGAGATACATCCTTGCTCTCTACTAactttttctctttggattttccAGGTTTCTCAGGGCAATCTCTCGGAGAGATAGACACCTTGCCTAGTGCATTCAGAGCCTGACTGAAAGCTGAAGCTAATTAACATAGTTAAAATTCTCCAAGCCTGCAGCCATCTTTCAAGTGCAATAGGACTTTCAGACTTGATGAGCTCCTTTGCAGGCTCATacataattttaactattacagcAACACATTAATTGGCCACTCATAAATTTGGAGAAGATGATACATAAATACATCATTACTTTTTGCAAAGGCTAGAGGTCAACACACAGAACCATGAAGACCAGAATAAACTCCTGAATGATATTTTTACCGTCCACTGTTTTATGTTCCTTTTACAAACAAGTGACAATGCCTGCAGAATATAAATGCATATGGCAAATATACAAGGCTTGAGTTTCttgaaaaattttccctttttcttttctgcccCAAAGGAAGGTTCAATCAAAATTTCAACTGCAGAAGGGCACATTTCATGGGAATTTTGGACAAAGAAAGCAAATGGATAGATTTAAAAAGATGTCACAGAGAAGCATAAATCATTATTGCCTTCAtagcacacatacacatatgtatagtcACACATATGAAAGTATGCACACATGTATGATAGATATACACATAAAACTATATGTGCATAGTATGTTTATGTATAGTGTATTCGACCTACCTATCCAAGCTCCCAACTCTGGCAACTAGATATAGGAGACTTCCAATAGCAAGACTTCCCAGCACAAAGAGCTTCTGTCTCAGCAACGCCTGCTGTTTGAATA
The window above is part of the Gracilinanus agilis isolate LMUSP501 chromosome 4, AgileGrace, whole genome shotgun sequence genome. Proteins encoded here:
- the HS3ST5 gene encoding heparan sulfate glucosamine 3-O-sulfotransferase 5, whose amino-acid sequence is MLFKQQALLRQKLFVLGSLAIGSLLYLVARVGSLDRLQPICPIEGRFGARSQAEIPLRALQFKRGLLHEFRKGNATKEQIRLHNLVQQLPKAIIIGVRKGGTRALLEMLNLHPAVVKASQEIHFFDNDENYAKGIEWYRKKMPFSYPQQITIEKSPAYFITEEVPERIYKMNSSIKLLIIVREPTTRAISDYTQVLEGKERKNKTYYKFEKLAIDSNTCEVNTKYKAVRTSIYTKHLERWLKYFPIEQFHVVDGDRLITEPLPELQLVEKFLNLPPRISQYNLYFNATRGFYCLRFNIVFNKCLAGSKGRIHPEVDPSVITKLRKFFHPFNQKFYQITGRTLNWP